A window of [Clostridium] innocuum genomic DNA:
ACGCCATACAGCTCCGGCTGCTTTAGCCATTCACTGCCCCAAACATCATCAAAGCCGCAGGACAGCGGTTTTGGTAAAGCCGTGCGCTGAAACATTACGCCAAAGCAAGCTGCGTCCTGACTGACGACTGCTTCATAAACATATGATGTCGTGTATTGAACCTTTATGGCTTTGCCACGATATGCGGCAATATCCAGTTCACATATTTCCATATCAGATGTCTCCCTTGATTTTCTCCATAATCTGTTCATCAAACACACCGCTTCTCAGCATGGCGATTTCCTGACGGTATGGCGGATGATTCTCAACATACGGTGTTTCCAAGATCTTTACAACATCCTTTACACGTTCATTATGTACAATGGCATTCAGCTTTTCAAAACCAATTTCGCCAAAGCCGATATTCGCATGCCGGTCCTTACGTGCTCCCTGTACATTTTTGGAATCATTGATATGCATACAGGCCAGACGTTCCAGACCGATAACAGCGTCAAATTCATCCAGCACCTTGTCAAAGTCGGACAGATCATAGCCGGCATCATGAATATGACAGGTATCCAGACAGACACGCAGACGATCACCGTATTTTGCATGATCCATCAGATAACGGATATGCGCAAAGCTATAACCGATTTCACTGCCCTTGCCGGCCATTGTTTCAATGGAAATCTGAACATCCTGTACATCCTGCATTGCCAGATCCAGACCCTCAACGATTTTCTTGAGACCTTCTTCTTCTCCGGCCTTCACATGACTTCCGGGATGCAGCACCAGAACCGTTGCATGCAGCGCCTGTACGCGAGCTATTTCCTTTTGTAAAAACTCCACGCCCAGCGCAAAGGTCTCTTCCCGTACACAGTTTGCCAGATTGATGATATAGGGAGCATGCACAATCATACTGCCTTCGTCAATCCCATGCTCCTTCATCAGGCTGTGTGCTTCCTCTATTTTCAGTTCGTGCATTGCTTTGCGTCGTGTATTCTGCGGTGCACCGGTATACAGCATAAACGCATTGGCGCCATAGTTGATCGCTTCTTTTACCGATCCCAGCACATAATCCGGCGCAGACATGGAAACATGACAGCCCAGCTTCATTCCTGTCCACCCCGTTTCTCCATGACCCTTTGCTTTGCACGTTCCTTTTTCTGCCGCTGAATATCCTCCTGAATCATTTGGCGGCGTGCCTTACGCTTCAGCTTTTCCACTTCCTGCTTCCGTTTCACCTTATAGCCCGGCTTCACCTTTTTCTTCTTTTTGGAAACGATTTTGGAAATTTCCTTTTCCAGCGGATCATCCTTTTTGACCTTTTTGCGATGCAGCGGCTCCAGCTCACTCCAGGTGCCGTTTTTCAGATTGCGATGCTTGAAGCCGACTCCCTTAACCTCCAGGGAGCGGATCATGGCATCATCCTGCTTTTTATACAGGGCATAGCAGATACCGTCCCGACCGGCACGTCCGGTACGTCCGCTTCGATGAATATAGTAATCCAGCTCCTTTGGAAATCCCAATGAAATCACATGAGAAATCCCTTCAATATCAATACCGCGCGCAGCGATATCCGTCGCTACCACATAGGACTTCTGTATATTTACCAAATCCTTCATCGCCTTTGTTCGCTCTCGCGGTGTCAAATCCCCGTGCAGCTCGATAATACCGTATCCGGCATCCCGCATCATCCCGGCAACACTTGCGGCCTGCGTTCTCGTGTTAGCGAAAATCAGACATACATATGGTGTAAAGGTCGCTAACAGCTCCATCAGCTTTTCTTCATAGCTCTTTTCCTGACACGGTATCAGCACATGCTCGATTTTCGGATGAAAATCACTCTGCTCCTGAATATGCACCGTACTTGGATTATCCATATATTTCTTTAAAAACTGCTGCAATGCAACCGGAATCGTTGCTGAAAAGCTCATCATCTGTAAATTCTTTTTCATTTTTCCGGCAATGGCATCCACATCCTCCAGAAAGCCAAACTCCAGTGTCATATCCGCTTCATCGACAACCATGATATCAGCGGTATCCACACGCAGGGTCTGTTCCTGTAAAAACAGGTCCTTGATACGTCCCGGTGTTCCCACGACGATATGCGGCTGTACCTTCAGCTGTTCGTTCATTCTGGATTTTTCCATACCGCCGGTAATCAGACGGATGCGAAGCTTCGGGTCTGCTTCACTCATTTTTTCACAGCGATTATAAATCTGTAAGGCAAGCTCTCTGGTCGGTGCCGTTATAACTGCCTGAATCACAGACAGACTGCTGTCCACCCTCTCCATAATCGGAATCAGAAAGGAATGTGTTTTTCCGGTACCCGTATCGGAAATACCAATGATGTTTCTTCCCTTGCATGCCAGCGGGATCACCGCCTGCTGAATCGGTGTAGGCTCTTTGAAGCCTTCCAGGTTTATAAATGTTTTCGTGGCCTCACGAAAGTTGTAATCCGTATATTTGCTCATAAATACCTCCTTATACAAATAAGCAGCTTCTTTATTATACAGGAAATCTGAAAGTTGTAAAACAATTTCTTTTTTCTGTAATACGTGCGCTCTTTTTCTATTACCTTGCATATCGTATACGTTTATTATGGCATAATCTGCGGCAAAATTCTATGCATGTGCCGGGCTTTTCCTGTATAATGATATCTGAGGTGAAGTACATGGAAGTTATAAAGGTCGTACCGCGTGGATATTGCAAGGGTGTTATCAATGCCATTCTTATCGCAAAGAAAACAGCACAGGAGCATCCGGATACCCCGATTTATGTTCTGGGTATGCTGGTGCATAACTCCTATGTTATGCAGGCACTGAAGGAATTGCATATTTATCCCGTTGATGATAAAAATAAAACCCGACTGGAGCTGCTAGATGAAATTGAAGAAGGAATCGTCATCTTTACCGCACACGGTATTTCCCCTGCAGTAAAGGAAAAGGCACTTCGGAAGGGACTTCAATGTGTTGATGCAAGCTGTCCGGATGTGGTCAAAACACAGGATATCGTTATGGAGCAGCTGAAAAACGGCTGTGATGTCCTGTATATCGGAAAGCCGCGTCATCCGGAGGCAGAGGCCGTTTTATCGCTCAGTGAGAAGGTGCATCTGATCAGTACGCAACAGGATCTGGATACCCTGCCTCCTTTGGCACAGGTGTTTGTCACCAACCAGACAACCATGTCTATTTTTGATATTGAAGCACTGTTTGAGGCAATACGTGAACGGTATCCGAAGGCTGTCTTCTGTGAGGAAATCTGCAACGCAACCCGTATACGCCAGCAGGCAGTTGCCGATTTGAAGGACAAGCAAATCGATGTATTGTATGTGGTTGGTGACAGGTATTCCAACAACTCCAACCGGCTCGCGCAGATCGCCCGTGATCAGGGCATCAATCAGGTATATCTGATTGATGATGTCAATGATATTCAGGATGAGCAGCTATGCAATGCAGGACGTGTGGCGGTAACCTCGGGAGCTAGTACGCCAACGTATCTGACAGCACAGGTTATCGCATATCTGGAGGATTATGCGCCGGGGAAATGTAAGCCGCAGATAAGACTGTCTGAAATATTGTCATAATACATAGCAGGATAGGAAAGTAATTAGCACGAAAAAAGGTAGACGATGGCGGACGTCTGCCTTTTTCCTTCTTGTTTTACATACAGGAAAGCCGTGCCTGTTGTTTGATTATAAAGCTGCCTTCCCATTGTCGCACGCATATGCAGTAGCCTAACCATTCACATTACACAGGTAAGGATTTCCCCTTCAGACCTGCCGCTATCTGCTTTTTTGGAAGTAAACAGCAAGCGTATCCTTCAGCTCATGGTACCAAAGCTGCAGCGGGTGTGTCAGAATATGAACCCGCATCATGTCCTCGAATGTGGATTGATCAACCAGCATGGCATCGATGGTCTCCTTTTCCTGCAGCTGCAGCTTATCCAGCTCTACCGGATACTGCAGCAGATAATGATCGTAAATCCCCTGCCCCTTTACCTTGGTATGCAATTTTTGCAGCTGCTCCATTCTGCAGGAGATACCGGTCTCCTCATACAGCTCCCGTTTTGCCCCCTCCTGCGAGGTTTCTCCATGTAATACAGAGCCGCCTGTAACCTCCCAAAGCAAACCGCCGGGCTTGCAGGCATCCCGCTTTGTTAACAGCAGTCTGCCGTCATAGGTGAATGTCCAAATGAAGACAACGATATGATAATAGCCTTCCGGTATTGGCTTGCCCCGCATCTGCAGCTTATTCATCGGCTGCCGCTGTGCGTCATACAGATCCCAAAGTTCCA
This region includes:
- the ispH gene encoding 4-hydroxy-3-methylbut-2-enyl diphosphate reductase; translated protein: MEVIKVVPRGYCKGVINAILIAKKTAQEHPDTPIYVLGMLVHNSYVMQALKELHIYPVDDKNKTRLELLDEIEEGIVIFTAHGISPAVKEKALRKGLQCVDASCPDVVKTQDIVMEQLKNGCDVLYIGKPRHPEAEAVLSLSEKVHLISTQQDLDTLPPLAQVFVTNQTTMSIFDIEALFEAIRERYPKAVFCEEICNATRIRQQAVADLKDKQIDVLYVVGDRYSNNSNRLAQIARDQGINQVYLIDDVNDIQDEQLCNAGRVAVTSGASTPTYLTAQVIAYLEDYAPGKCKPQIRLSEILS
- a CDS encoding deoxyribonuclease IV; this encodes MKLGCHVSMSAPDYVLGSVKEAINYGANAFMLYTGAPQNTRRKAMHELKIEEAHSLMKEHGIDEGSMIVHAPYIINLANCVREETFALGVEFLQKEIARVQALHATVLVLHPGSHVKAGEEEGLKKIVEGLDLAMQDVQDVQISIETMAGKGSEIGYSFAHIRYLMDHAKYGDRLRVCLDTCHIHDAGYDLSDFDKVLDEFDAVIGLERLACMHINDSKNVQGARKDRHANIGFGEIGFEKLNAIVHNERVKDVVKILETPYVENHPPYRQEIAMLRSGVFDEQIMEKIKGDI
- a CDS encoding NUDIX domain-containing protein, which codes for MELWDLYDAQRQPMNKLQMRGKPIPEGYYHIVVFIWTFTYDGRLLLTKRDACKPGGLLWEVTGGSVLHGETSQEGAKRELYEETGISCRMEQLQKLHTKVKGQGIYDHYLLQYPVELDKLQLQEKETIDAMLVDQSTFEDMMRVHILTHPLQLWYHELKDTLAVYFQKSR
- a CDS encoding DEAD/DEAH box helicase, giving the protein MSKYTDYNFREATKTFINLEGFKEPTPIQQAVIPLACKGRNIIGISDTGTGKTHSFLIPIMERVDSSLSVIQAVITAPTRELALQIYNRCEKMSEADPKLRIRLITGGMEKSRMNEQLKVQPHIVVGTPGRIKDLFLQEQTLRVDTADIMVVDEADMTLEFGFLEDVDAIAGKMKKNLQMMSFSATIPVALQQFLKKYMDNPSTVHIQEQSDFHPKIEHVLIPCQEKSYEEKLMELLATFTPYVCLIFANTRTQAASVAGMMRDAGYGIIELHGDLTPRERTKAMKDLVNIQKSYVVATDIAARGIDIEGISHVISLGFPKELDYYIHRSGRTGRAGRDGICYALYKKQDDAMIRSLEVKGVGFKHRNLKNGTWSELEPLHRKKVKKDDPLEKEISKIVSKKKKKVKPGYKVKRKQEVEKLKRKARRQMIQEDIQRQKKERAKQRVMEKRGGQE